The following proteins are encoded in a genomic region of Parabacteroides pacaensis:
- a CDS encoding nucleotidyltransferase, which produces MDLKISSEKIGNPLLVDLLKKLTVCFNSIGQSFFVIGATARDIILQQLADTSSRRKTRDLDVAIAISEWTDFNRITGVLIENGFKKDTHMHQRFYYGDYELDIVPYGSVAKDDDCIYWPPEEVIAMSVKGFDEVLKDAITVSVDDEFDIKIASLHGLFLLKFNAWQDRHFETSKDAEDMSFILSNYFIANVDRNFHPEVYDWMRFDEYIIGGYWLAHDLLSLLTKEQAAYYRDCIIMELEKEEASLLINQILEHSNYGLTYEQVRDTWQTIAEVFQTMTDNE; this is translated from the coding sequence ATGGACTTAAAGATTTCAAGTGAAAAAATTGGTAATCCGCTGTTGGTGGATCTGCTCAAAAAATTAACCGTTTGCTTTAATAGTATCGGACAGTCCTTTTTTGTAATCGGAGCCACTGCGCGGGATATCATCCTGCAACAATTGGCCGATACATCGTCCAGACGGAAAACCCGGGATTTGGATGTGGCGATAGCTATATCGGAGTGGACTGATTTCAATAGAATTACAGGGGTGTTAATTGAAAATGGTTTTAAAAAGGATACCCACATGCACCAACGTTTCTATTATGGCGATTATGAATTGGATATTGTTCCCTACGGTAGTGTCGCCAAAGACGATGACTGTATTTATTGGCCGCCGGAAGAAGTGATTGCCATGTCGGTAAAAGGGTTCGATGAAGTATTGAAGGATGCCATTACTGTTTCTGTCGATGATGAATTTGATATTAAAATTGCTTCCCTGCACGGCCTTTTCCTGCTTAAATTCAATGCCTGGCAGGACAGGCATTTCGAAACGAGCAAAGATGCGGAAGATATGTCGTTTATCTTGTCGAACTACTTTATAGCCAATGTGGATCGGAATTTCCATCCGGAAGTGTATGACTGGATGCGCTTTGACGAATATATCATCGGTGGCTACTGGTTGGCGCACGATCTGCTATCGTTATTGACAAAGGAACAGGCTGCTTATTATCGGGATTGTATAATTATGGAATTAGAAAAGGAAGAAGCCTCTCTGTTAATTAATCAGATCCTTGAGCACAGCAATTATGGGTTGACTTATGAACAGGTAAGGGATACATGGCAGACTATTGCAGAAGTTTTTCAAACAATGACGGATAATGAATAG
- the mobC gene encoding conjugal transfer protein MobC, producing MQQEDDLRGLAKTMEFMRAISILFLVIHVYWYCYQAFSDMGVSIGVVDRILLNFQRTAGLFKSLLLTKVFAIIFLALSCLGTKGVKNQQMTWNKIHAFFLGGLVLFFMNWWILDLPLPHMVNAGLYTATLTAGYILLLMAGVWMSRMLRNNLMEDPFNTQNESFMQTTALMENEHSVNLPTKFVYQGKEWDGWINVVNVYRASIILGTPGSGKSFAVVNNYIKQMIAKGFAMYIYDYKFDDLSIIAYNELLKNLDKYKVKPEFFVINFDDPRRSHRCNPINPRFMADISDAYESAYTIMLNLNKTWIQKQGDFFVESPIILLAAIIWYLRIYKDGKYCTFPHAVEFLNKPYADIFTILTSYPSLENYLSPFMDAWQGGAQDQLQGQIASAKIPLSRMISPQLYWVMTGDDFTLDLNNPESPKILCVGNNPDRQNIYSAALGLYNSRIVKLINKKGQLKSAVIIDELPTIYFRGIDNLIATARSNKVAVCLGFQDFSQLNRDYGDKESKVIQNTVGNIFSGQVVGETAKNLSERFGKILQQRQSISINRQDTSTSINTQMDSLIPASKIANLSQGTFVGSVADNFGEEIEQKIFHARIVVDTEKVAAETRAYKKIPVINEFRDSAGNDIMQQQIERNYSRIKADVVQIIEDEMARIKADPNLKHLLPGEDKEEGQ from the coding sequence ATGCAACAAGAAGACGACCTTAGAGGACTGGCCAAGACCATGGAATTCATGCGGGCCATTTCCATTCTTTTTTTAGTGATTCATGTGTACTGGTACTGCTACCAGGCTTTCTCGGACATGGGAGTTTCTATCGGCGTGGTGGATAGAATCCTGCTCAATTTCCAGCGCACGGCCGGACTGTTCAAAAGCCTGCTGCTGACCAAGGTGTTCGCCATTATCTTTTTAGCCCTTTCCTGCCTGGGTACGAAAGGAGTCAAAAACCAACAGATGACATGGAATAAAATCCATGCCTTTTTTCTCGGCGGGCTGGTGCTGTTCTTCATGAACTGGTGGATATTGGACCTGCCGCTTCCCCACATGGTCAATGCCGGATTATACACGGCGACGCTGACCGCCGGATATATCCTGCTGCTGATGGCAGGCGTGTGGATGAGCCGTATGCTCAGGAACAACCTGATGGAAGACCCGTTCAACACGCAGAACGAAAGTTTCATGCAGACGACCGCCCTCATGGAAAACGAACACTCCGTCAACCTGCCCACCAAGTTCGTGTACCAGGGCAAGGAATGGGACGGATGGATCAATGTCGTAAACGTTTACCGTGCGTCCATCATTCTTGGAACACCGGGCAGCGGGAAGTCGTTCGCGGTGGTAAACAATTATATCAAACAGATGATAGCCAAAGGATTCGCGATGTACATCTACGATTACAAGTTTGACGACCTTTCCATCATAGCCTACAATGAATTGCTGAAAAACCTCGACAAATACAAGGTGAAACCGGAATTCTTCGTCATCAATTTTGACGACCCGAGGCGTTCCCACCGCTGTAATCCCATCAATCCCCGTTTTATGGCGGACATCAGCGATGCCTATGAATCCGCCTACACGATTATGCTCAATTTGAACAAGACGTGGATTCAGAAACAGGGTGACTTTTTCGTGGAATCGCCCATCATCCTGCTTGCCGCAATTATCTGGTACCTGCGCATTTACAAGGACGGGAAATATTGCACTTTCCCGCACGCAGTCGAGTTCCTGAACAAGCCATACGCCGACATTTTCACGATTCTGACCTCGTACCCTTCGTTGGAAAACTACCTGTCGCCCTTCATGGATGCCTGGCAGGGAGGGGCTCAGGACCAGCTCCAGGGGCAGATCGCTTCGGCAAAAATACCGTTGTCGAGGATGATCAGCCCGCAACTCTACTGGGTGATGACCGGCGACGATTTCACGCTCGACCTGAACAATCCGGAAAGTCCCAAAATCCTATGCGTGGGGAATAACCCGGACCGCCAGAACATCTACTCGGCGGCTTTGGGACTGTACAACAGCCGGATCGTTAAGCTGATAAACAAAAAGGGACAACTCAAATCTGCCGTAATCATTGACGAGCTGCCGACCATTTATTTTCGGGGCATCGACAACCTGATTGCCACCGCCCGTTCCAACAAAGTGGCTGTCTGCCTGGGATTTCAGGACTTCTCGCAGCTCAACCGTGATTACGGGGACAAAGAGTCGAAAGTGATCCAGAACACAGTCGGTAACATTTTCAGCGGGCAGGTGGTGGGAGAAACCGCCAAAAACCTGTCGGAAAGGTTTGGCAAAATCCTGCAACAGAGACAGTCCATATCCATCAACCGGCAGGACACGTCCACTTCCATCAACACGCAGATGGACTCCCTTATCCCGGCATCGAAAATCGCCAATCTCTCGCAGGGTACTTTTGTGGGAAGCGTGGCCGACAACTTCGGGGAGGAAATCGAGCAGAAGATATTCCATGCCCGCATCGTTGTCGATACCGAAAAAGTGGCGGCAGAAACCAGGGCATACAAGAAGATTCCCGTTATCAACGAGTTCAGGGACAGCGCCGGAAACGACATCATGCAGCAGCAGATTGAAAGGAACTATTCCCGCATAAAGGCGGATGTCGTGCAGATTATCGAGGATGAAATGGCGAGGATTAAAGCCGATCCGAACCTCAAGCATCTTCTGCCGGGGGAGGACAAGGAAGAAGGCCAGTAA
- a CDS encoding type IV toxin-antitoxin system AbiEi family antitoxin, translated as MILIEYEILNQALGALREKFALPDDMVFRKENAESGLFDAVVRIMNIDFLCEIKNNITTTSFNTVLNRLKTKANSRPVLLVARYISPTLLNELAVNGINALDCAGNCYIRYMEEGNLLFQLSNKGEKNIFMKERSYPAFQDSGIKVIFYFLNDPVNVNKPYRDIKEATGVSLGTIKNVMDELVASHYILITEKGRFLKNRKGLLEQWVINYNQVLKPKLLLGRMSFRSNEHRIKWLAMELPEGMYWGGESGAQMVDGYLEPGSFDIYTDIPTANLMKTGFVRQDENGEISVYQKFWNWRTENRLVPLVLIYADLMGSGNSRCLEIAQRLLDNGLKDFK; from the coding sequence ATGATACTAATAGAATACGAAATTCTGAATCAGGCTTTAGGCGCATTAAGAGAGAAGTTTGCCCTGCCAGATGATATGGTATTCCGGAAAGAAAATGCAGAAAGCGGTCTTTTTGATGCAGTTGTCCGGATTATGAACATTGATTTTCTATGCGAAATTAAGAATAATATCACTACTACATCTTTTAATACCGTTTTAAACCGGTTAAAAACTAAAGCCAATTCCCGCCCGGTGTTATTAGTTGCCCGCTATATCAGCCCCACGCTCCTGAATGAACTGGCTGTAAATGGTATAAACGCCCTTGATTGTGCGGGAAATTGTTATATCCGTTATATGGAAGAAGGCAATCTCCTCTTTCAATTATCCAATAAAGGGGAAAAAAATATTTTTATGAAAGAAAGAAGTTATCCCGCTTTTCAGGATTCAGGGATTAAGGTTATTTTTTATTTCCTGAATGACCCTGTTAATGTAAACAAGCCTTATCGTGACATAAAGGAAGCGACCGGAGTATCTTTGGGGACAATTAAGAATGTAATGGATGAATTGGTAGCTTCTCATTATATTCTCATTACGGAGAAAGGTAGATTTTTGAAAAACAGGAAAGGGCTGTTGGAGCAATGGGTTATCAATTATAATCAAGTGCTGAAACCGAAATTATTGCTGGGAAGGATGAGCTTCCGCAGCAACGAACACAGAATAAAATGGTTGGCGATGGAATTGCCGGAAGGCATGTATTGGGGCGGCGAAAGCGGAGCTCAAATGGTGGATGGTTATCTTGAACCCGGTAGTTTCGACATTTATACGGATATTCCCACTGCCAATCTAATGAAAACAGGTTTTGTCCGGCAAGATGAAAACGGCGAGATAAGCGTATATCAAAAATTCTGGAACTGGAGAACGGAAAACCGGCTTGTTCCTCTTGTATTGATATATGCCGATTTGATGGGAAGCGGTAATAGCCGTTGTTTGGAAATAGCACAAAGACTTTTAGATAATGGACTTAAAGATTTCAAGTGA
- a CDS encoding PP2C family protein-serine/threonine phosphatase produces the protein MNRVAINSAGYPGKGKVYEDYFWCEILPSGETIVILADGMGGLEHGDWAAKITVHAVFDEIKTYIGKLPPEDLLHAAFGKADSAVMSECHKHRCKMGAAVTALIITEGTLYYIWQGNVRLYITSEDGSFELLTKDHVTNSEGNENTFLTRSINGKGFRESPPTGMLPLNSPVILYLCTDGFYQTGFCDNLKTFIKNKILDGLIDDASVIQVIYK, from the coding sequence ATGAATAGAGTTGCGATAAACAGTGCCGGTTATCCGGGAAAGGGTAAGGTTTATGAAGATTATTTTTGGTGTGAAATCTTGCCTAGTGGAGAAACCATAGTAATCCTTGCCGACGGTATGGGTGGTTTAGAACATGGCGATTGGGCGGCAAAAATTACGGTTCACGCGGTTTTCGATGAAATTAAAACTTATATAGGGAAATTGCCTCCGGAGGATTTGCTGCATGCGGCATTTGGTAAAGCCGATAGTGCTGTTATGTCGGAGTGCCACAAACACAGATGCAAAATGGGAGCAGCCGTAACCGCCTTGATAATAACGGAGGGCACTCTTTATTATATATGGCAGGGAAATGTCCGGTTATACATAACTTCTGAAGATGGAAGTTTTGAATTGCTGACAAAAGATCATGTGACAAATTCAGAGGGAAATGAGAATACCTTTTTAACACGCAGTATCAATGGTAAGGGTTTTCGTGAATCTCCCCCTACAGGAATGCTTCCATTGAATAGCCCGGTAATATTATATTTATGTACAGATGGTTTTTATCAGACCGGCTTTTGTGATAATTTAAAAACGTTCATTAAAAATAAAATTTTAGATGGCTTAATTGATGACGCATCTGTAATACAAGTCATATATAAATAA
- a CDS encoding SIR2 family protein codes for MENKYILEYDAFIRSIKQNRNVSHAVLLGAGASISSQIQSASDCIWEWKRDIYTSNNPNTSSVLANFKSESVRRSIQTWLDNQGCYPPVNSPEEYSFYAEKAYPIEEDRRKYFERLSYNKMPYIGYKLLCLLNREGIVKSIWTTNFDGLAERAAHQMNITPICITLDNPERILRNDNSQELLYIALHGDYKYTKLKNTAQELDSQNTLFKSTLNRYFVDKSLIVIGYSGRDKSLMLALQETFSQPGSGRLYWCGCGYDICEEVRNLIEIANKNKRIAYYIPIEGFDKTMFQLTQACFEEDSVKLEEIKHLIKSTVKIEDSRTCFKIDNPRNDKVIKSNLHPVAFPKDIYQFQITTEELHLWNKIDEIIGQNKDIVAVPFKGKIFAVSSRTRIKDIFGSYINGEIIKDPICVDDIRKVSVFQRLMLKSILLGVSQISDLETDGKRKLWKKEFCRKVINGIEYQISDAIELSLFFTKDSKFAYICFKPTIYVSSSFKTTIPKDVKLQFTKEKFERLYNSQYNQLLESWNDLIFNGKSLYFTFPVQTNSDMKFSISCNTALSRIKVLNDRYKVYPFNIDSKKIVFNGVEFLEPQLLFQNKNNNFKSRDFHPMRGLVNHYPFDYNNNGITNTLDVKLGVLCPNKYSNELYKFLLQLNYPHKAPDRNDYLIDYQGFNQIYNIPIDIPALDSEKWVDIAMVKTSSIKDDALNLGRMICTKIDALHETYQADMTIIVFIPNEWQIYRQVEEEAWKFDLHDYVKAYAATKRISTQFIEENTLYDPLKCQIYWWLSLSFYVKSLRTPWVLNSSDNETAYAGIGYSVKMERGKTSVILGCSHIYDSQGQGLKYKLSRVQDCYLDNKHNPYLSYNEAYNFGMSIRELFLHSMEYLPKRVVVHKRTEFKPDEINGIVDSLKIAGIENVDLISINFEKEAKFIALKSYNNNLITDSFPIRRGSCIIVNDYEALLWTHGIVPSVKADNRSFYLGGRSIPSPLIVKKHYGTTDINTIATEILGLTKMNWNSFDLYTKLPATIDSSNQIARIGNLLTRFEGKTYDYRYFI; via the coding sequence ATGGAAAATAAATATATCCTGGAGTACGATGCTTTCATCCGTTCTATAAAACAGAACAGAAATGTTTCTCATGCTGTCTTATTAGGAGCAGGGGCCTCTATTTCTTCCCAAATTCAGTCTGCTTCAGATTGTATTTGGGAGTGGAAACGTGATATCTATACTTCTAATAATCCAAATACCTCATCAGTCTTAGCCAATTTCAAATCAGAATCGGTTCGTCGCAGCATCCAGACGTGGCTTGATAATCAGGGGTGTTATCCCCCTGTTAATTCTCCGGAGGAATATTCCTTTTATGCAGAAAAAGCATATCCGATAGAGGAAGACAGACGGAAATATTTTGAACGGTTGTCATATAACAAAATGCCTTATATTGGATACAAATTATTATGCCTATTAAATAGAGAAGGTATTGTAAAATCTATTTGGACAACAAATTTTGATGGTTTGGCAGAACGGGCTGCACACCAAATGAATATTACCCCTATTTGTATCACTTTAGATAATCCTGAAAGAATATTGAGAAATGATAATTCCCAAGAGCTTTTATACATCGCTTTACATGGAGATTATAAATATACTAAGTTAAAGAATACAGCACAAGAATTGGATTCACAAAATACTCTCTTTAAAAGCACTCTGAACCGTTACTTTGTAGACAAAAGTTTAATCGTAATAGGATATAGTGGTAGAGATAAGTCGTTAATGCTTGCGTTGCAAGAAACCTTTTCTCAACCGGGCTCCGGACGTTTATATTGGTGTGGATGTGGATATGATATTTGTGAAGAAGTCAGAAATCTTATAGAAATCGCAAATAAGAATAAAAGAATTGCCTATTATATACCGATTGAAGGTTTTGATAAGACAATGTTCCAACTGACTCAAGCTTGTTTTGAAGAAGACTCTGTTAAGCTTGAAGAAATAAAGCATTTAATAAAATCCACAGTGAAAATAGAGGATTCCAGAACCTGCTTTAAGATTGATAATCCACGTAATGATAAAGTTATAAAAAGTAACTTGCATCCGGTTGCTTTCCCAAAAGATATCTATCAGTTTCAAATTACAACCGAAGAACTTCATCTTTGGAATAAGATAGATGAAATTATAGGCCAAAATAAAGATATTGTGGCGGTTCCATTCAAGGGGAAAATCTTTGCAGTGTCTTCAAGAACACGTATTAAGGATATATTTGGCAGTTATATTAATGGTGAAATTATTAAAGATCCCATATGTGTAGATGATATTAGAAAGGTATCTGTATTTCAACGTTTAATGTTAAAGTCCATTTTGTTAGGAGTTTCGCAAATATCTGATTTAGAAACCGATGGCAAACGGAAATTATGGAAAAAGGAATTTTGTCGGAAGGTAATTAACGGAATAGAATATCAAATTTCAGATGCCATTGAGCTGTCTCTATTTTTTACGAAAGATTCAAAGTTTGCATATATTTGTTTTAAACCGACAATATATGTTTCCTCTTCGTTCAAAACGACTATACCCAAGGATGTAAAGTTGCAATTTACCAAAGAAAAATTTGAACGGTTATATAACTCTCAATACAATCAATTATTGGAAAGTTGGAATGACCTTATTTTTAATGGAAAATCGTTATATTTCACATTCCCTGTTCAAACGAATAGTGATATGAAATTTTCTATTTCTTGCAACACTGCCTTGTCCCGAATAAAGGTATTAAACGATAGATATAAAGTATATCCATTTAATATAGATAGTAAGAAAATCGTTTTTAATGGAGTAGAATTTTTAGAGCCTCAACTGTTATTTCAAAATAAGAACAATAATTTTAAGTCGAGGGATTTTCATCCGATGAGGGGTCTTGTCAATCATTATCCATTTGATTACAACAATAATGGTATAACTAACACACTTGACGTTAAGTTAGGAGTTCTATGCCCTAATAAATATTCCAACGAATTGTATAAATTTCTTTTACAGTTAAATTATCCACATAAGGCGCCAGATAGAAATGATTATCTTATAGATTATCAAGGTTTTAATCAAATTTATAATATTCCGATAGATATTCCTGCCTTAGATAGTGAAAAATGGGTAGATATTGCCATGGTCAAAACGTCATCTATCAAAGATGACGCATTGAATTTAGGACGTATGATCTGTACCAAGATAGATGCACTTCATGAAACATACCAGGCGGATATGACAATCATTGTTTTTATTCCTAACGAATGGCAGATATATAGACAGGTTGAGGAGGAGGCATGGAAATTTGACTTACATGATTACGTGAAAGCATACGCTGCTACTAAACGTATTAGTACTCAATTTATAGAAGAAAACACTTTATACGACCCGCTAAAATGCCAGATATATTGGTGGCTTTCCCTTTCTTTTTATGTGAAATCTCTGAGAACTCCTTGGGTATTAAATTCTTCTGATAATGAGACTGCATACGCAGGTATAGGATATAGTGTTAAAATGGAAAGAGGAAAAACATCTGTAATTTTAGGTTGCAGTCATATCTATGATTCTCAAGGTCAAGGTTTAAAATACAAGTTATCACGCGTGCAAGATTGTTATCTTGATAACAAACATAATCCATATTTATCCTATAATGAGGCATATAATTTTGGCATGTCTATTCGAGAGTTATTTTTACACTCAATGGAGTATTTACCCAAACGTGTAGTCGTACATAAGCGGACAGAATTTAAGCCTGATGAAATAAACGGCATAGTTGATAGCTTGAAAATAGCAGGAATTGAAAATGTGGATTTGATATCAATTAATTTTGAAAAGGAAGCAAAGTTCATTGCGTTAAAATCATATAATAATAATCTTATAACGGACTCTTTTCCTATAAGACGAGGTTCTTGCATTATTGTAAACGACTATGAAGCTTTATTATGGACGCATGGCATTGTCCCATCGGTAAAAGCGGATAATAGATCTTTTTATTTGGGAGGAAGGAGTATACCAAGCCCTTTAATAGTGAAGAAACATTATGGTACAACAGATATAAATACCATAGCAACTGAAATATTAGGGCTAACAAAAATGAATTGGAATTCTTTTGATTTATATACAAAATTACCTGCTACTATAGATTCCTCAAATCAGATAGCACGAATCGGGAATTTATTGACTCGATTTGAAGGTAAGACCTATGATTATAGATATTTCATTTAA
- a CDS encoding DUF4120 family protein yields the protein MKIMCQEHYDKVVQYAKEIGDKSLNDCLERLKKWEENPYCKCEIELYSDFAPYSFFFKQRYENGAVGTVGGLLYHGRPDQSFAVIMEPFHGWSIHT from the coding sequence ATGAAAATTATGTGTCAGGAACACTACGACAAGGTAGTGCAATACGCAAAAGAAATCGGTGACAAATCTCTGAACGACTGTCTGGAACGGCTGAAGAAATGGGAAGAGAACCCGTATTGCAAATGTGAAATTGAGTTATACTCGGACTTTGCCCCCTACTCATTCTTTTTCAAACAACGGTATGAAAACGGAGCCGTAGGCACTGTTGGCGGTTTGCTCTATCACGGCAGGCCGGACCAGTCGTTTGCCGTCATTATGGAACCGTTCCATGGCTGGAGCATCCATACCTGA
- the mobB gene encoding conjugal transfer protein MobB — MVAKINRGASLYGAVAYNQQKVNEMLARIISGNRMITDITNNPERLMQQTLWAFESYLLANKNTEKPILHISLNPSPEDNLTDAQFAQMAKEYMEKMGYGDQPYIVYLHEDIGRRHIHIVSTCVNEKGEKIDDSYEYNRSMKACRELELKYGLKQYADKKSEQLGAWLKKADYGEGDLKRQVSNILKSVFTTYRFQSFGEFSALLSCFNIEAKQVKGEHEGVPYTGIVYCVTDDSGKAVSAPIKSSLIDKRFGYQGVEKRIRYNAGEFKKKKWEPKFRNEVALAMHGCRGNREDFIRLLHARGIDTVFRTNDEGRIYGVTFIDHNHKEVYNGSRLGKEFSANKFEQLFRSPNDIPLPQPPLFSEDIQSLRTGDLASSIEQAFGIFSFGENGPDPQEEALARMLQKKKKKKRRSRGIT, encoded by the coding sequence ATGGTAGCGAAAATCAACAGGGGTGCATCGCTCTACGGTGCGGTAGCCTATAACCAGCAAAAAGTAAACGAGATGCTGGCCCGTATCATATCGGGCAACCGCATGATTACCGATATTACCAACAACCCGGAGAGGTTGATGCAGCAGACCCTATGGGCTTTTGAAAGTTACCTGCTTGCCAACAAGAACACGGAGAAACCCATCCTGCATATCTCACTCAATCCTTCACCAGAAGACAACCTGACGGACGCTCAATTCGCACAGATGGCGAAAGAGTATATGGAGAAAATGGGATACGGCGACCAGCCGTATATCGTGTACCTGCATGAGGACATCGGACGGCGGCACATCCACATCGTTTCTACTTGTGTGAACGAGAAAGGCGAAAAGATTGACGATTCTTACGAATACAACCGTTCGATGAAAGCCTGCCGGGAACTGGAACTGAAATACGGGCTGAAACAATACGCGGACAAGAAGAGCGAGCAACTCGGAGCCTGGTTGAAAAAAGCCGACTACGGGGAAGGCGACCTCAAACGGCAGGTATCGAATATCCTCAAAAGCGTGTTCACCACTTACCGCTTCCAGTCTTTCGGCGAGTTCAGCGCCCTGCTTTCCTGCTTTAACATCGAAGCCAAGCAAGTCAAGGGGGAACATGAAGGGGTTCCCTATACCGGCATTGTCTACTGCGTTACGGACGACAGCGGCAAGGCGGTCAGCGCACCTATCAAGTCCTCGCTTATCGACAAGCGGTTCGGGTATCAGGGAGTGGAGAAACGCATCCGGTACAATGCCGGGGAATTCAAGAAGAAAAAATGGGAGCCGAAATTCCGGAACGAGGTAGCATTGGCCATGCACGGTTGCAGGGGCAACAGGGAAGATTTTATCCGCCTTTTGCACGCCAGGGGAATAGATACCGTGTTTCGGACCAACGACGAGGGACGCATCTACGGTGTGACCTTTATCGACCACAATCACAAGGAGGTGTATAACGGTTCCCGTCTGGGCAAGGAGTTCTCCGCCAACAAGTTCGAGCAGCTGTTCCGTTCCCCGAACGACATCCCGTTGCCGCAGCCCCCCTTGTTCAGCGAGGACATACAATCGCTGCGTACCGGGGACCTGGCATCTTCCATCGAGCAGGCTTTCGGCATTTTCTCTTTCGGGGAAAACGGTCCCGACCCGCAGGAAGAAGCCCTTGCCCGGATGCTTCAAAAGAAAAAGAAGAAGAAACGCCGTTCACGCGGCATTACGTGA